The region CCAGGAACTGGGGAGCTTGCCGGGGCGCACAGGCTTCCGATTTTGCCTAAATTTGGGGAATTTGCCTGAATTCGGGACCCTTGCGGCGTGGTCAGCTGAGGGGGGAATTGCCGCGTTCGAAGTCGGGACTGCAGAGGTGCACGCCGTTGCCTTCGGGGCAGTCGTAGGTCACCAGGACTCCGCCGGACTCCAACACCAGGCGATCGGCGGTCTCCCGCTCCAGGATCGCTCGGTGCTCGCATGCGGAGCATCGCGGCGCGCTGCTGTACCTCACTCACTGCCTCCGTTCCACAGTCACCACCGGTCCCGTTGAACCTATGGGGTCGGGCCCCGGCCGCGGTGGACAACGCGCGATTTCAAGGGAAATCGACGGGTTGATTTCCCTTGAAGTCGCCGGCGGGGTGGGCTTCGTGCGGTTTCAGAAGGCCGTCGCGAATGTCCTCGGCGTAGTGGCACGCCACGCGATGCCCCGGTTTGAGCTCGCGCAGCTCGGGACGCTCCGTGTCGCACCGGGCCGGTTGCCGCCACGGGCATCGGGTGTGAAAACGGCATCCTGACGGCGGAGCGGCCGGCGACGGCAGGTCGCCGGAGAGCAGGATTTGCTCCCGCTCGTCCTCTACGGCCGGATCGGGCACCGGAACCGCCGAGAGCAACGCCTTCGAGTAAGGGTGCAGCGGTTCTTCGTACAGTTCGTCCGATGTGGACTCTTCCACGAGGCCGCCGAGGTACATCACCCCGACCCGGTCCGCGATGTGCCGCACCACCGCCAGGTCGTGCGCGATCACCAGGTAGGTCAACCCGAACTCGGACTGCAGGTCCTCCACCAGGTTCAGCACCTGGGCCTGCACCGATACGTCCAGCGCGGACACCGGTTCGTCGGCCACCACCAGGTCCGGCCCCACCGACAGCGCTCGGGCGATGCCGATGCGCTGCCGCTGCCCGCCGGAGAATTCGTGCGGGTACTTACGCAGCGACGTCGACGGCAGGCCCACGGCCGACAGCAACTCGCGCAGCCGAGTGTCGGTGGCCGCCCGGTCGGTGTCCATCCCGTGCGCTCGCATGCCCTCGACCAGCAGCGACCGCACGGACTGCCGGGGGTCCAAAGAGGACAGCGGGTCCTGGAAGACCATTTGCATCCGGCGGCGCATCCGGCGCAAGGGCTCGCCCTTCATCCCGGCGAGGTCGACCCCGTCGAAGAGCACCTTGCCCGCGGTGGGTTTCTCCAGCCGCAGCACGGCGCGTCCCAGCGTGGACTTGCCGCAACCGGATTCCCCGACCAGGCCGTAGGTTTCGCCGCGCTCGATCCGCAACGACACCCCGTCCACTGCGTACACATAGCCGACCGTGCGGTCCAGCACCATGCCGCGCTTGATCGGGAAGTGCACCGCGATCTGATCGATCTCGACCAGTACGTCACCAGTGGCCGAATTCGCCGCAGCTTCCGTGTTCTCCGGCGTTTCCGTCATGACCGCTCCACGAGGTCGTGCTGGCAAACCGGCCAGCTTGGCCATAGCGCGGGTCGTGAACGGCCGTACCGGTGCGATCCGAATTCTTCACGCACGCGCGAAGGGTCGCTCATGACGCCTCCATCGAAGTCGACATCGTCTCGCGCACTGGGTTGTGGCAGCGCAACAGCCGCGCCCCCGTGTCGATGCTCACGTCCGGGGTCTGCTGTTCGCAGACCTCCAACGCGTTCGGGCAGCGCGGGCAGAACGCGCACCCGGTGTCCCACGGGATGTTGTCGGTGATCGAGCCCTTGATCGGCGACAACCGTTGCCCGCGCGGCGAATCCAGCCGCGGGATCGACGCCAGCAGGCCCGCCGTGTAGGGATGTCGCGGGTGCGCGAACAACTCGTGCCGCAGCGCCCGTTCCACCACCCGGCCCGCGTACAGCACGTTCACCTCGTCGCACAGCCCTGCCACCACGCCCAGGTCGTGCGTGATCATGATCAGCGCGGTCTCGGTCTCGACGACCAGTTCCGCCAGCAGCCGCAGGATCTGCGCCTGGATCGTCACATCCAGCGCGGTGGTCGGCTCGTCGGCGATGAGCAGCCGCGGCTTGCAGGCCAGCGCCATCGCGATCAGCGCGCGCTGCCGCATGCCGCCGGAGAGCTGGTGCGGATACTCCTTCAGCCGCCGCCCCGGGTCCGGGATCCCCACCCGCCGCAGCAGGTCCTCCGCCGCCGGCATGGCGGCCTTGCGCGGCAGGCCGCGGTGCCGCTCGATGACCTCCGACACCTGCAAGCCGATCGGCACCACCGGGTTCAGCGACGTCAGCGGATCCTGGAACACCATGCTCAGGTCGCGGCCGCGGCGCTGGTCGAGGTCCCGCCGGGGCAGCCGGAGCAGATCGGTGCCGTCGAAGGTGACCGAGCCGGACACCTCCGCACCGGTGCTCGGCAGCAGGCCCATGATCGCCAGCGAGGTGACCGACTTGCCGCAGCCGGACTCGCCGACCAGACCGACGGTGCGGCCCGGCTCGACGTCGAAGGAGATGCCGTCCACGGCGGTCACCGGCGGCTCGCCCTTGCGCGCGAAGACCACCGAGAGGTCGCGAACTTCCAGCAGTGCCATGGGTTCCCTCCGTCAGCGCCGACGCTTCGGATCGAGCGCGTCCCGCAGCGATTCGCCGACCAGCGTGAACCCGAGCGCGACCAGGATGATGCAGCCAGCCGGCCAGAACGCCAGCTGCGGGTGCGAGTCGATGATGTTCTGCGCGCCGCCGAGCATCTGCCCCCATTCCGGCACCGAATCGTCGGCCGCGCCCAGCCCCAGGAAGGACAGCGCCGCCGCGTCGATGATCGCCACTGCCAGCACCAGCGTGGCCTGCACGATGACCGGCCCGAGCGCGTTCGGCAGCATGTGCCGGAACACGATCGCGCTCTCCTTCACCCCCAGCGCCCGCGCCGCCAGCACGTGGTCGCTGGCGCGTTGCGCCAGCATCGTGCCGCGCAGCAGCCGTCCGAAGACCGGCACCTGCACGATCGCCACCGCCAGGATCACGGTGAACTGCGTCTGCTGCGCGAACAACGCGCCGATCGACACCGCCAGCAGCAGGGACGGCACGGACAGCATCACGTCGGCGATCCGCATGACCACCGAGTCCACCCAACCGCCGAAGGCGCCGGCCAGGATGCCCAGCACCAGTCCGCCGCCGAGCCCGATCACGGTGGCCAGCACCGCGACCAGCAGCGTCTGCTGAGAGCCCAGCAGCAGCCGGGAGAACAGATCGCGGCCGTACTGGTCGCCGCCGAGCGGAAAACCCGGCTGCGGCGGGGGGATCGTGTTCTCCGCGCGGGAGACCTGCTGTTCCAGCAGGCGTTGCGCGCCATCGTGCGGAGCCAGGACCGGAGCTAGCAGCGCCAGCAGCACGAACGCGGCGATGATCAACGCGCCGACGACGAACACCGGGTTGCGCTTCAATCGCCGCCACGCCGACGCGGCCAGGCTCACCCCGGCGTCCGACGCGGTCCCCGCGAGTTCGTCGATCCGCTCCTTGCGCTGCGTTTTCAGCACCATGACCTCACCGTGTCCGCAGTCGTGGGTCGATCAACGCGTACGAGAGGTCGACGATCAGGTTGACCAGCACGTACACCATCGCGGAGGCCAGGATCACCACTTGAAGCACCGGAAAGTCCTTGCGCTGGAACCCGATCGCCACGGCCTGGCCGATCCCGGCGATGTTGAACACTCGCTCGGTCAGCACTGCCCCGGCGAGCAGCGCGCCGGTCTGCAGGCCGATCGTGGTCACCACCGGCAGCATCGCGTTGTGCAGGATGTGCCGACGCCGGATCACCATGCCCGCCAAGCCTTTCGCCCGCGCGGTGCGCACGTAGTCCTCGTCCATCACATCCAGCACCGCGGCCCGGGTGATCCGGAAGATCACCGCGAACGGGATGGTGGACAGCGCGATCGCCGGCAGAATCAGGTGCACGAACGAGTTCCACGCGGCGTCGAATTCACGGGTCAGGAGCCCGTCCAGGATGTAGAAGCCGGTCACCCGGGTCGCGTCCAGCCCGGTGTCCTGGCGACCGGAGGCGGGCAGCACGCCCAGCTCGATAGCGAACACGAACTTCAGCAGGAACGCCAGGAAGAACACCGGCACGGCAACACCGATCAGCGACCAGGTGATGCTCAGGTTGTCCAGCCAGCTGCCGCGTTTGCGGGCGGCCAAGTACCCGAGCGGGATGCCCACGACGACCGCCAGCAGCAGCGCCAGGATCGACAGCTCCAGCGTGGCCGGAAACCGGGTCAGGAATACCTCCAACGCCGGCGAACCGCGCTGCACGCCGGTCGACGTCCCGAAGTCGCCGGTGACCGCGCGTGCCAGGAAACGCCAGTACTGCACGAAGATCGGCTGGTCCAGGCCGAGATCGGCTTCCAGCCTGGCCCGTGCTTCGGGCGTGGCGCGGTCACCCAGCAGCGCCGAAACCGGACCGCCGGGCAACATCCGCAGCCAGGCGAACAGCAGCATCGACAGCACAACGACGACCAGCGCCAGCTGCGCGAGTCGCCGGATCGTATAGCGCAGCACGAAACCCCCGTTTGGTGGCCGGCGATTTCACTGAAAATCAGCGCGTCGATTTCCAGTGAAATCGCCGGCGTGGTCAATTCACTGCCCCGAGACGCTCACCGACGCGAACTCCTCGGCGTTCAACGGCGAGGGCTGCAGCCCGTGGACCTTCGAGCTGGTCACGATCGCCGGTGGCGAGTGCGACAGCGGCACCGCGGGCAGGTACTCCGACAGCAACTTCCGGTTGATGTCTTGGTACATCTGGTTGCGTTTGGTCTCGTCCGGCTCGCCGTCGGCGGCTCGCAGCTGGGCCGCCAGCTCTTCGCCCCACGGCGAAGCGGCGGTGTAGAAGCGGTTGGTCGGCGTGCCGAAGAAGATGCCGATGAAGTTGTCCGGCGAGTTGAAGTCACCGGTCCAGCCGAGCAGGAAGATGTCCGCCCTGGCGTTGTCCACGTCGTCGATGTAGCCGCCGTTCCACGGCTTGCTCACCGGGTTGACGGTGATACCGGCGTCGCGCAGGTCCTCGGCGAGGGCGTTGTAGATGCCCTGGGGGTCCGGCATGTAGGGCCGGGTGACCTCGGTCGGCCAGTAGAAGTTCACCGTCAGGTTCGACGCGCCCGCCTCGGCGAGCAGTTGCCGGGCCTTCGCCGGGTCGTGCGGGTACTGCTGGACGTCCTGGGCGTAGCCGTCCACCGTGTTCGGGTAGAACTGGGTGGCCACCTCGGCGCCTTCCGGCAGGTTGGCCTTGACCAGCGTCTCCCGGTCCACCGCATAGGCCAGCGCCTGCCGCACCTTCAGATTCCGCAGCGCCGGATTGTTCTTCTGCGTGATGCCCAGGTACATGATGTTGAACGGGTCGCGGACCTGGACGTTGTTCCCGGCGTCGCGCAGCGCCTTGAGGTCGGCGGCGTTCGGCAGGTCGTAGCCGTCGATGGCGCCGGATTCGAGCTCCTGCTTGCGGACCGTCTCATCCGGGATGATGCGGAAGATCAGCTCGTTGAGCTTGGCTTTCGTACCCCAGTACTGGTCGTTGCGGACCAGCTTGATGGTGCCGTTGCTCTCCTCGTAGGAGCCGAACTTGAACGGGCCGGTGCCGGTCGGATGGGCCTTGGCGTATTCCGGGTACACGAAGCTGTCGCCCTGCGCCTGCACGTTGTTCGCCTGGTACCGGTCCATCGCGGTCGGCGACTGCATGCTGAACGACGGCAGCGCGAGCAGGTCGGGGAACTTGGAGGTGGCGCGGGTCAGGTGCAGCACGGCGGTGGCCGCGTCCGGCGTCTCGCACGACTGGTACAGCGACGGGGTCTTGCCGTCGGCGAACCCGCCGAAGCTCCCGATCCAGTAGTAGGACAGCGCGTTGTTCTGACCGGCGCCGGTCTGGTTGAACATGCGCTGGAAGTTCTTGCACACCGCGTCGCCGTTGAAGTCGGTGTCGTCGTGGAACTTCACGCCCTGGCGGAGCTTGAAGGTCCAGGTCTTGCCGTCCGGGGTGTGCTCCCAGCTCTCGGCGAGCGCCGGTTCGACGTCGGCGGAACCCGGCTTGAATCCGACCAGGCCTTCCATGATCTGACGGGTGATCCGGAAGGTCTCGCCGTCGGATGCGTAGAACGGGTCGAACAGGTCGGGTGCACCGGCCGCGCCGAAGGTGAGTGTGCCGCCTGCACCGCCGCCCGCCTCGCGCTGCGATTGCGCACAGGCGGCGGCCAGCGAGGTGGTCGCGACGAGGGCGACGCCGGCGGCCACAACACGACGCCGCGTGCTCGGCGCGCGACGCGAAGCCGATGGAGCTCTACTCATGGAAGCACCTCGGTGTGTTTCAGGTCTCAGAGTTCCGTGAGACTAACTCGCGTTAGAAGTTCGATGGGGCACCTGAGGTTACGATCCCACTACTTAGGGATTCCTAAGATTAGGCCGATTTTTTCGGTCTTCACCCATCTGGGCGAGACTATTGGGCTATTCAGACGCCCCGGAAGAATGACCGGATAACCCGGGAAAACCGGTAAAAAGAATGTGGAAACAAACCTCTGCGGCGACCGGTTCTCACGACGAGTCCACCCGCGACGATGCCCGGAGACTTGACTCCGTGTGAACGACGTTTGACACCGCCGGATGAGAGTGGGCGCAGGTAATTGCGGGTGAGTGCTTCGGGGGCTTATTCCCCCGAAGCACTCACCGGGCCTGATCAGGCGAAAAGCGCAGCTACATCGCGCGGCGGCCGGAGAGCGCTCGGCCGAGCGTCAGCTCGTCGGCGAACTCCAGGTCGCCGCCCATCGGCAGGCCGGACGCCAGCCGGGTGACCGTCAGGCCCGGGAAGTCCCGCAGCATCCGCACCAGATAGGTCGCGGTCGCCTCGCCCTCGGTGTTCGGGTCGGTCGCGATGATCACCTCGGTGATCTCGTCCTGCCCGATCCGAGCCAGAAGCTCGCGCACCCGCAGCTGGTCCGGCCCGACCCCGGACAGCGGATCCAGCGCGCCGCCAAGCACGTGGTAGCGCCCCTTGAACTCGCGGGTGCGTTCGACCGCCAGCACGTCCTTGGGCTCCTCGACGACGCACACCAGCGTCGTGTCGCGCCGGGTATCCCGGCAGATGCGGCAGGTCGTCTCCTCCGAGACGTTGCCGCAGACCTCGCAGAACACCACGCCTTCCTTGACCTTCTGCAGGACTTCCTGCAACCGGGTCACGTCCGCGGGCTCGGCCGCGAGCAGGTGGAAGGCGATGCGCTGCGCGCTCTTCGGGCCGATGCCCGGCAACCTGCCGAGCTCATCGATCAAATCCTGAACCGGACCTTCGTACACTTATCGCTCGTTTCCAGGAATCCCCGCAGTTTCAACTGAAACTGCACTCCACATCGGCTGGTGCGCAGTTTCAATTGAGACCGCGATCACATGCCTGGGAGGCTGAGACCGCCGAGGTCCCCGCCGCCCAGCGCACCGGTGAGCGGGCCCATCTTCTGGGCCTGCAGCTCCTGCGCGGCGCGGTTAGCGTCGCGCACCGCCGCGACCACCAGGTCGGCCAGCGTCTCGGTGTCCTCCGGGTCGGCCGCCTTCGGGTCGATCGACAGCCCCTTCAACTCGCCCGCACCGCTGACGGTCGCGGTGACCAGTCCGCCACCGGCGCTCCCGGTGACCTCCGCGGCGGCGAGCTCCTGCTGCGCAGTCATCAGCTGCTGCTGCATCTTCTGCGCCTGTTCCATGATCTGCTGCATGTTCGGCTGCCCACCTGGCTGCACCGTGATCCTCCTCCGGCTGGCGCGTGCACGTACCCCGCAACGGTTACCCCACCAGCCTAGAGAATGCATGGCCTGGTCCGCCTGGCGGTGCGGGAGGCGGCGCCCCGCGCGCGAGCCGCACGCACGGTCCCGTGCCCCTGGGCGGCGCGCAGGAAGCATGACAGGGTGATCACATGGCGCTGGACATCGTGCGGTTACTGGAGCTGACCAGCTGGCGGGCCTTCGACGTCGCCGACACCGGCCAGGTGCTGGCCGGGTCCGACGAGTCCGGTTCGACCCAACTGGTCGAGCTCGCCGATGGCCGGCGGACCCCGCTTACGGCGCTTCCGGGCGCCGTCACCGGCCGCTACCTGCCCGGCGAACGGGCCGTGATCGTGCAGCACGACACCGACGGCGACGAGCGCGGCCAGCTCTCCTTGCTGCGCCTGGACAAACCACTGCTCCGTCCGGCGCAGCTGCGCGACTTGGAGCCGCTGGTCCGCGACCCGGACCAGGTGCACCGGCTGCTCGACGTGTTGCCGGGCCGGATCGTCTACTCGACCAACCGCCGCAACGGCATCGACTTCGACGTGGTGATCCGCAGCGCGGTCACCGGCGAGGAGCAGGTGGTTTACGACCGGGGCGGCATGGTGATGGAGGCGGCGGCCGCACCGGACAGCCACTACCTGGCGCTGACCGTGCCCGCCGACCGGCCGATGTCCGACCGGCTGATCGTGGTCAACACGCTGCCGATGACCGAGGCCGATCACGTGCTGCCGCTGACCCGCCGCGACGAGCCCGCCCGGCACTTCCAGATCGACTGGCTGCCCGACGATTCCGGGCTCATCGTCAGCACCGACGCCGACCGGGACCGCACCGGCATCGCGCGCATCGACCCGCGCACCGGTGCGCGGCGCTGGCTGGTGACCTCCGACGAGCACGACCTCACCGGCTGGCTCTCCCCGGACGGATCGACGCTGCTGGTGCAGGCCAACGAGGACGGCGCGAGTCGGCTGACACTGCACGACGCCGCCACCGGTCACCTGATGCGCGTGGTCCGGTTGCCCGCCGACGGCTGGTGCGCATTCCCGCTGCCCACCCCGGTCTGGTCACCGGACTCGCGATTCGTCGCGTTGTCGTTCAGCGCCCCGACGGTCCCCGGCGACGTGCTGCTGGTGGACGCCGCGACGGGGGAATACGAGTCGCTGACCGACTCCGCCGCGCAGCTCGACGGGCAGCGGCCGGTGGAGCCGACCGCGCACCGGGTGCCGACCCGCGATGACGAGCAGCTGCCGTGCGCCGTGTACTGCCCGGAGGCGGCCGATCCGGAGCTGGCCGGTTCGGCGGTGCTGATCATCCACGGCGGCCCGGAAAGCCAGGCGGTGCGGTCGTTCAACCCGATCGTCCAGGCGCTCGTCGCGCAAGGGCACACCGTGCTGGTGCCCAATGTGCGCGGCTCCACCGGATACGGGAAGCGCTGGTATTCCGCCGACGACGGGCGCAAGCGGCTGGAGTCGGTGGCCGATCTCGGCGACCTGCACGACTGGCTGCCGACGATCGGGCTGGACCGCAAGCGCGCGGCGCTGTGGGGCGGCTCCTACGGCGGGTACATGGTGCTCGCCGGGCTGGCGTTCCAGCCGGAGCGGTGGGCGGCCGGGGTCGACATCGTCGGGATCTCGTCGCTGGTCACGTTCCTGGAGAACACCGCCGCGTACCGGCGCGCGCACCGCGAGCGCGAGTACGGCTCGCTCGCCGCCGACGCCGGGTTCCTCCGCGAGGCGTCACCGCTGACCAGGGTCGCCGCGATCGCTGCACCGCTGTTCGTGCTGCACGGGGCGAACGACCCCCGGGTGCCGCTGTCCGAAGCCGAGCAGATCGCGGCGGCGGTCCGGGCCAAGGGCCTGGAGTGCGAGCTGCTGGTCTACGGCGACGAGGGCCACGGCCTGGCCAAGCGGACCAACCGCCTCGACGCCTACCCGCGAGCCCTCGCGTTCCTCGCCCGCCACCTCAGGTCGTGAGCGCCCAACCGGGCTGGGCCCTGGTCAGGTGTTCACGACGGCTTTTCAGTCGTCGATGCGGCGGGCGCCGAGCTCGCGCTCGAAGAGTTCCAC is a window of Saccharopolyspora phatthalungensis DNA encoding:
- a CDS encoding ABC transporter substrate-binding protein — its product is MSRAPSASRRAPSTRRRVVAAGVALVATTSLAAACAQSQREAGGGAGGTLTFGAAGAPDLFDPFYASDGETFRITRQIMEGLVGFKPGSADVEPALAESWEHTPDGKTWTFKLRQGVKFHDDTDFNGDAVCKNFQRMFNQTGAGQNNALSYYWIGSFGGFADGKTPSLYQSCETPDAATAVLHLTRATSKFPDLLALPSFSMQSPTAMDRYQANNVQAQGDSFVYPEYAKAHPTGTGPFKFGSYEESNGTIKLVRNDQYWGTKAKLNELIFRIIPDETVRKQELESGAIDGYDLPNAADLKALRDAGNNVQVRDPFNIMYLGITQKNNPALRNLKVRQALAYAVDRETLVKANLPEGAEVATQFYPNTVDGYAQDVQQYPHDPAKARQLLAEAGASNLTVNFYWPTEVTRPYMPDPQGIYNALAEDLRDAGITVNPVSKPWNGGYIDDVDNARADIFLLGWTGDFNSPDNFIGIFFGTPTNRFYTAASPWGEELAAQLRAADGEPDETKRNQMYQDINRKLLSEYLPAVPLSHSPPAIVTSSKVHGLQPSPLNAEEFASVSVSGQ
- a CDS encoding S9 family peptidase; protein product: MALDIVRLLELTSWRAFDVADTGQVLAGSDESGSTQLVELADGRRTPLTALPGAVTGRYLPGERAVIVQHDTDGDERGQLSLLRLDKPLLRPAQLRDLEPLVRDPDQVHRLLDVLPGRIVYSTNRRNGIDFDVVIRSAVTGEEQVVYDRGGMVMEAAAAPDSHYLALTVPADRPMSDRLIVVNTLPMTEADHVLPLTRRDEPARHFQIDWLPDDSGLIVSTDADRDRTGIARIDPRTGARRWLVTSDEHDLTGWLSPDGSTLLVQANEDGASRLTLHDAATGHLMRVVRLPADGWCAFPLPTPVWSPDSRFVALSFSAPTVPGDVLLVDAATGEYESLTDSAAQLDGQRPVEPTAHRVPTRDDEQLPCAVYCPEAADPELAGSAVLIIHGGPESQAVRSFNPIVQALVAQGHTVLVPNVRGSTGYGKRWYSADDGRKRLESVADLGDLHDWLPTIGLDRKRAALWGGSYGGYMVLAGLAFQPERWAAGVDIVGISSLVTFLENTAAYRRAHREREYGSLAADAGFLREASPLTRVAAIAAPLFVLHGANDPRVPLSEAEQIAAAVRAKGLECELLVYGDEGHGLAKRTNRLDAYPRALAFLARHLRS
- a CDS encoding YbaB/EbfC family nucleoid-associated protein, translating into MQQIMEQAQKMQQQLMTAQQELAAAEVTGSAGGGLVTATVSGAGELKGLSIDPKAADPEDTETLADLVVAAVRDANRAAQELQAQKMGPLTGALGGGDLGGLSLPGM
- a CDS encoding ABC transporter permease; protein product: MVLKTQRKERIDELAGTASDAGVSLAASAWRRLKRNPVFVVGALIIAAFVLLALLAPVLAPHDGAQRLLEQQVSRAENTIPPPQPGFPLGGDQYGRDLFSRLLLGSQQTLLVAVLATVIGLGGGLVLGILAGAFGGWVDSVVMRIADVMLSVPSLLLAVSIGALFAQQTQFTVILAVAIVQVPVFGRLLRGTMLAQRASDHVLAARALGVKESAIVFRHMLPNALGPVIVQATLVLAVAIIDAAALSFLGLGAADDSVPEWGQMLGGAQNIIDSHPQLAFWPAGCIILVALGFTLVGESLRDALDPKRRR
- a CDS encoding ABC transporter ATP-binding protein, translating into MTETPENTEAAANSATGDVLVEIDQIAVHFPIKRGMVLDRTVGYVYAVDGVSLRIERGETYGLVGESGCGKSTLGRAVLRLEKPTAGKVLFDGVDLAGMKGEPLRRMRRRMQMVFQDPLSSLDPRQSVRSLLVEGMRAHGMDTDRAATDTRLRELLSAVGLPSTSLRKYPHEFSGGQRQRIGIARALSVGPDLVVADEPVSALDVSVQAQVLNLVEDLQSEFGLTYLVIAHDLAVVRHIADRVGVMYLGGLVEESTSDELYEEPLHPYSKALLSAVPVPDPAVEDEREQILLSGDLPSPAAPPSGCRFHTRCPWRQPARCDTERPELRELKPGHRVACHYAEDIRDGLLKPHEAHPAGDFKGNQPVDFP
- a CDS encoding ABC transporter ATP-binding protein, translating into MALLEVRDLSVVFARKGEPPVTAVDGISFDVEPGRTVGLVGESGCGKSVTSLAIMGLLPSTGAEVSGSVTFDGTDLLRLPRRDLDQRRGRDLSMVFQDPLTSLNPVVPIGLQVSEVIERHRGLPRKAAMPAAEDLLRRVGIPDPGRRLKEYPHQLSGGMRQRALIAMALACKPRLLIADEPTTALDVTIQAQILRLLAELVVETETALIMITHDLGVVAGLCDEVNVLYAGRVVERALRHELFAHPRHPYTAGLLASIPRLDSPRGQRLSPIKGSITDNIPWDTGCAFCPRCPNALEVCEQQTPDVSIDTGARLLRCHNPVRETMSTSMEAS
- a CDS encoding ABC transporter permease, which gives rise to MLRYTIRRLAQLALVVVVLSMLLFAWLRMLPGGPVSALLGDRATPEARARLEADLGLDQPIFVQYWRFLARAVTGDFGTSTGVQRGSPALEVFLTRFPATLELSILALLLAVVVGIPLGYLAARKRGSWLDNLSITWSLIGVAVPVFFLAFLLKFVFAIELGVLPASGRQDTGLDATRVTGFYILDGLLTREFDAAWNSFVHLILPAIALSTIPFAVIFRITRAAVLDVMDEDYVRTARAKGLAGMVIRRRHILHNAMLPVVTTIGLQTGALLAGAVLTERVFNIAGIGQAVAIGFQRKDFPVLQVVILASAMVYVLVNLIVDLSYALIDPRLRTR
- the recR gene encoding recombination mediator RecR; translation: MYEGPVQDLIDELGRLPGIGPKSAQRIAFHLLAAEPADVTRLQEVLQKVKEGVVFCEVCGNVSEETTCRICRDTRRDTTLVCVVEEPKDVLAVERTREFKGRYHVLGGALDPLSGVGPDQLRVRELLARIGQDEITEVIIATDPNTEGEATATYLVRMLRDFPGLTVTRLASGLPMGGDLEFADELTLGRALSGRRAM